In one window of Armatimonadota bacterium DNA:
- the murJ gene encoding murein biosynthesis integral membrane protein MurJ: MKRQTVVQAAAIMMAATAGSRVLGYVRDKLIAYQFGRTPHTDAYWAAFQVPDLLYYLLAGGALAAALIPVLSGYLVQEREDEAWRMINTLATAMVLAVAVGVIVIIVCAPYLVPIAAFGFTRRPEVFAECVFYVRVMAAMVFFTALSAMAGGILQSYHHFTAPALAWCMYNVGIIVGAVFLAPYLGILGLCIGVLAGAAMMVAVQLPALVKRGLRYRPGLDFTHPGVRRFAVLFFPLMIGLAVQQIALLWLPGLFGSFYTGGVTNLRYANRLIVLPLGLFGVSISTAAFPTLAQQFRRGESDQFKHTLGLSLRAILLFSVPSSVGLAVLSGPIISLLWQGGAYSEAAARSAAFALTLWAPCLFAIAAMQIINRGFYSMQDTVTPPLIGLGYIGLTAALAVALMKTTPAAYGSLPLATSIASLPAMIAAALLLRRKVGPMDMWGLAASFGRVVLASAVMGVVALGVSNIIGNAFGLPHFGFTLTAPEAEGAAAGGSISLWRVGLQVLAAIAAGAAAFIAALRVVGAEELPLATDIIRRTLLRRGAGVPAAPQSEQ; encoded by the coding sequence GTGAAGAGGCAGACCGTTGTGCAGGCCGCGGCGATCATGATGGCCGCCACCGCAGGGAGCCGCGTGCTCGGGTACGTCCGAGACAAGCTCATCGCCTACCAGTTCGGCAGGACCCCCCACACCGACGCCTATTGGGCGGCGTTCCAGGTCCCCGACCTGCTGTACTATCTGCTTGCGGGCGGGGCGCTGGCGGCGGCGTTGATACCGGTGCTCTCCGGCTACCTGGTGCAGGAGCGGGAAGACGAAGCGTGGCGCATGATCAATACGCTTGCGACGGCGATGGTTCTCGCCGTCGCGGTGGGCGTCATCGTCATTATCGTCTGCGCTCCCTATCTGGTGCCGATCGCGGCCTTCGGGTTCACCCGCAGGCCCGAGGTATTCGCGGAGTGCGTGTTCTACGTGCGGGTGATGGCGGCAATGGTCTTCTTCACCGCGCTGTCGGCAATGGCGGGCGGCATCCTCCAGTCCTACCACCACTTCACGGCGCCGGCGCTCGCCTGGTGTATGTACAACGTGGGTATCATCGTCGGCGCGGTTTTTCTGGCGCCTTACCTGGGCATCCTTGGCCTCTGCATTGGCGTGCTGGCGGGGGCGGCGATGATGGTGGCGGTGCAGCTTCCGGCGCTGGTCAAGCGGGGCCTGCGCTATCGTCCGGGGCTCGATTTCACGCATCCCGGCGTGCGGCGCTTTGCGGTGCTGTTCTTTCCGCTCATGATCGGCCTTGCGGTGCAGCAGATTGCCCTGCTGTGGCTGCCGGGGTTGTTCGGCTCATTCTATACCGGCGGCGTCACCAACCTTCGCTACGCCAACCGGCTCATCGTCCTGCCGCTCGGCCTCTTCGGCGTCTCCATATCCACCGCCGCGTTCCCCACGCTCGCGCAGCAGTTCCGGCGCGGCGAATCGGACCAGTTCAAGCACACGCTGGGCCTCAGCCTGCGCGCGATACTCCTGTTCTCGGTGCCAAGCTCGGTTGGGTTGGCGGTGCTGAGCGGGCCCATCATCAGCCTGCTGTGGCAGGGCGGCGCCTACAGCGAAGCCGCGGCGCGCTCCGCAGCGTTCGCGCTGACCCTTTGGGCGCCCTGCCTGTTCGCCATCGCTGCCATGCAAATCATTAACCGCGGGTTCTACTCGATGCAGGACACGGTGACGCCCCCGCTGATCGGCCTCGGTTATATCGGGCTCACCGCAGCGCTGGCAGTGGCTCTGATGAAGACCACCCCGGCTGCGTACGGCAGCCTGCCGCTGGCGACCTCGATCGCCTCGCTGCCCGCCATGATCGCCGCGGCTCTGCTCCTGCGGCGCAAGGTTGGGCCGATGGACATGTGGGGACTCGCCGCGTCGTTCGGCAGAGTCGTCCTGGCGTCAGCGGTCATGGGCGTGGTCGCGTTGGGGGTAAGTAATATAATAGGTAACGCGTTCGGCTTGCCTCACTTCGGTTTCACGTTGACGGCACCCGAGGCCGAGGGGGCGGCCGCGGGCGGGAGCATCAGCCTGTGGCGCGTCGGCCTGCAAGTCCTGGCCGCCATCGCGGCAGGGGCCGCCGCGTTTATCGCCGCGCTGCGGGTGGTGGGTGCGGAGGAGTTGCCGTTGGCGACGGACATCATCCGCCGCACACTCCTGCGCCGGGGCGCAGGAGTGCCGGCCGCGCCCCAGAGCGAGCAATAG
- a CDS encoding glycosyltransferase family 4 protein, translating into MRILMQARVSLFTVPGGDTVQVVETMRALRRMGADADVSVEPNADPRGYDIVHLFNLGRVQETARYARRAARAHVPMVLSPIYWDTSEFERRGHSGARGALCRALPLELIERLRGVWRYCVDGERNQATFDLVIRGWRRLQRDTLSVASCLLPNSVTESALLRRSFGPLGCPTVVVPNGVNPEFGSRTDRERRGVACVGRIEPRKNQLGLVRALRGTTYGLSLVGAPAPNHRRYLSRTLRCGGAGVRWLRGMPHEQARQVMSRARVHALPSWFETPGLASLEAAAAGCAVVVSDRGSTREYFGDDAQYCDPADLDSIRGAVARAWAAPPAQLRERVLDKFTWAKAAERTLYAYHLALDAGSPCAEAMTLPGSCAPASHFTGVGAALGL; encoded by the coding sequence ATGAGGATCCTGATGCAAGCCCGGGTGAGCCTGTTCACCGTGCCTGGCGGGGATACGGTTCAGGTAGTCGAGACGATGCGGGCGCTGCGACGCATGGGGGCGGATGCAGACGTCTCCGTCGAACCGAATGCCGACCCGCGCGGGTACGACATCGTCCACCTCTTCAACCTTGGGCGCGTGCAGGAGACCGCCAGATACGCTCGCCGGGCGGCCCGGGCGCACGTGCCGATGGTGCTCTCGCCGATCTACTGGGACACGAGCGAGTTCGAACGGCGCGGGCATTCCGGCGCGCGGGGGGCGCTCTGTCGCGCTCTGCCGCTGGAGCTTATCGAGCGCCTGCGCGGCGTCTGGCGCTACTGCGTGGACGGTGAGCGAAATCAAGCGACATTTGACCTCGTGATTCGGGGCTGGCGGCGACTGCAGCGAGACACCCTATCGGTCGCATCATGTCTGCTGCCGAACTCGGTGACGGAATCGGCGCTGCTGCGGCGCAGCTTCGGGCCCCTTGGTTGTCCGACCGTGGTCGTCCCCAACGGAGTGAACCCGGAATTCGGCTCGAGGACGGACCGTGAGCGCCGCGGTGTCGCCTGTGTCGGTCGGATCGAGCCGCGCAAGAATCAGCTCGGGCTGGTGCGCGCGCTGCGCGGAACGACCTACGGGCTGTCCCTGGTCGGCGCGCCGGCTCCGAATCATCGCCGCTATCTGAGCCGAACGCTTCGCTGCGGTGGCGCCGGCGTTCGCTGGCTGCGAGGGATGCCGCACGAGCAAGCACGCCAGGTTATGTCCCGGGCCAGAGTCCACGCGCTGCCGAGTTGGTTCGAGACGCCCGGTCTCGCCTCCCTCGAGGCGGCCGCCGCGGGGTGCGCCGTCGTGGTCAGCGACCGCGGCTCGACGCGAGAGTACTTCGGCGACGACGCGCAGTACTGCGATCCGGCTGACCTCGACTCGATCCGCGGAGCGGTCGCTCGGGCGTGGGCCGCGCCGCCAGCGCAGCTGCGCGAACGCGTGCTCGACAAATTCACCTGGGCTAAGGCGGCGGAGCGCACGCTGTACGCGTACCATCTCGCGCTGGACGCCGGCTCCCCGTGCGCTGAAGCGATGACGCTCCCGGGAAGCTGCGCGCCTGCGTCGCATTTCACCGGAGTCGGAGCCGCACTGGGCCTGTGA